The following coding sequences are from one Cenarchaeum symbiosum A window:
- a CDS encoding superfamily II DNA/RNA helicase, SNF2 family (COG0553): MRYRFASLYDPLLAMNVSLVDPLPHQIEAVYGVVLKMPRIRFLLAHDPGAGKTIMAGLIIKELKMRKVVSRILVVVPGHLKDQWSRELREKFEEKFVVVNRDYMRAHYGENVWAKENQVITSLDFAKQEDIIASLESSDFDLIIVDEAHKMSAERYSNKTSKTDRYKLGETLSRTTQHFLFLTATPHKGSSENFRLLLDLLEPGFFADEELVRESIKNRDNPLFLRRMKEDMKDFEGKPLFVDRTVKTPDIEFGEEEIKLYNDVSSYVKDQYGKAQAMHDKQRRNIGFALVILQRRLASSVYSLQRSLERRKKRLEDMRDRGVVGVDGTSETFETDDMNEEERWELEKKWETLSVAENKVELEGEIATIKDLIVSAKDLINQESEVKLGNLKETMSNLWKDHPGKKILVFTESKDTLDYLMGKMEKWGYLANTIHGGMGLEERVEAERVFKNKTDVMVATEAAGEGINLQFCHLMINYDLPWNPNRLEQRMGRVHRYGQQYPVTVFNLIASNTREGEIFKKLFERLESIKRDVGDKVYDVVTEVLPGKKLAELLLAAAASAKKQSEILAELDFPIDEEEIRRIKENLGDSLATKYMDYTSISEIRERAHENKLIPEYTREFFKTAFREAGGTVKEKSTKGKGVKFMAVDSIPYVIKSIALEDQFKKRHGSILNSYPRITFDKTVGFENPEVEFVTFGHPLFEATMEWIERKLSDNSRIGAVFEDPDGRLDGHILFYEGEIKDGMGDVAGKKLFSYFVDTAGTTESVNPSILWDLAKPENPDAGSEGDLEGMKEHTMNGTILSMEKYQAELLEERKRQGEIKRKYGLESLSKLIIRLDNEITGIERQKKVTDKFDVSLWNKQEQRRKYESARSGLVEQIEKEQRLTMSTPEFFGMIRVVPQKREGSGRGMSNNPESEAAGMVTAMEYEVNAGRKPVDVSKENLGFDIKSSDNEGKTRYIEVKARSGVGDVILTTNEWFRAEMFKDDXXXXXXXXXXXXXXXXXXXXXXVCNIQTPPV, translated from the coding sequence ATGAGGTATAGGTTCGCATCCCTGTATGACCCGTTGCTGGCCATGAACGTGTCCCTCGTGGATCCCCTTCCCCATCAGATAGAGGCGGTGTACGGGGTAGTGTTAAAGATGCCAAGGATACGGTTCCTTCTGGCACACGACCCCGGGGCGGGAAAGACGATAATGGCGGGGCTCATAATCAAGGAGCTCAAGATGAGAAAGGTTGTCAGCAGGATACTGGTGGTCGTACCGGGGCACCTCAAAGACCAGTGGAGTAGGGAACTAAGGGAGAAGTTTGAGGAGAAGTTTGTTGTTGTAAATAGGGACTATATGAGAGCCCATTACGGGGAGAACGTATGGGCAAAGGAGAACCAAGTGATCACATCGCTGGACTTTGCCAAGCAGGAAGACATAATCGCATCCCTTGAATCTTCCGATTTTGACCTGATAATAGTGGACGAGGCCCACAAGATGAGTGCAGAGCGATACAGCAACAAGACAAGTAAAACCGACAGGTACAAGCTGGGAGAGACGCTATCCCGCACTACCCAGCATTTCCTGTTCCTTACGGCCACACCCCACAAAGGAAGCTCCGAGAACTTTAGACTCCTTCTAGACCTTCTTGAGCCGGGATTCTTTGCAGATGAGGAACTTGTAAGGGAATCAATCAAGAACCGGGACAATCCCCTGTTCCTCAGAAGAATGAAGGAGGATATGAAGGACTTTGAGGGAAAGCCTTTGTTTGTAGACAGGACAGTAAAAACGCCTGACATAGAATTTGGAGAGGAGGAAATCAAGCTGTACAACGACGTATCTAGCTACGTCAAGGATCAATATGGGAAGGCGCAGGCCATGCATGACAAACAGAGGAGGAACATAGGATTTGCGCTGGTCATACTTCAACGTAGACTTGCGTCCAGCGTATACTCATTGCAGAGATCACTGGAGCGCAGAAAGAAGAGACTAGAGGACATGAGGGACAGAGGGGTCGTCGGTGTAGATGGAACATCTGAAACCTTCGAGACCGATGACATGAATGAGGAAGAAAGATGGGAATTGGAGAAAAAATGGGAGACACTCAGTGTTGCAGAGAACAAGGTCGAGCTCGAGGGAGAGATAGCCACGATAAAAGATCTGATAGTATCTGCAAAGGATCTGATAAACCAGGAGAGCGAGGTCAAGCTTGGCAACTTGAAAGAAACCATGTCCAACCTATGGAAAGATCATCCGGGGAAGAAAATACTGGTGTTTACAGAATCCAAGGATACGCTGGATTACCTGATGGGCAAGATGGAAAAATGGGGATACCTGGCAAACACCATCCACGGGGGCATGGGTCTGGAGGAAAGAGTTGAGGCAGAGAGAGTGTTCAAGAACAAGACCGACGTGATGGTTGCAACCGAGGCAGCCGGCGAGGGGATAAACCTCCAATTTTGTCATCTTATGATAAATTATGACCTTCCATGGAATCCAAACCGACTGGAGCAGAGAATGGGAAGGGTGCATCGCTATGGGCAGCAATATCCGGTAACTGTATTCAATCTAATAGCGTCCAATACGCGGGAGGGGGAGATTTTCAAGAAACTGTTTGAGAGGCTGGAGAGTATCAAGAGAGACGTGGGTGACAAGGTATATGATGTAGTGACCGAAGTGTTGCCCGGCAAGAAACTTGCAGAATTACTGCTTGCCGCGGCGGCCAGTGCCAAGAAACAGTCCGAGATACTAGCGGAACTGGATTTTCCTATAGATGAGGAGGAAATCAGGAGGATAAAGGAGAACCTGGGGGATAGTCTGGCTACAAAATACATGGATTATACCAGCATAAGCGAGATAAGAGAGAGGGCGCATGAAAACAAGCTAATCCCTGAATATACAAGGGAGTTTTTCAAGACGGCCTTCAGGGAAGCAGGAGGGACGGTCAAAGAGAAGTCAACCAAGGGCAAGGGAGTCAAATTCATGGCCGTGGATAGCATACCGTACGTGATAAAATCCATCGCATTAGAGGACCAGTTCAAAAAGCGACATGGCTCTATCCTGAATTCATATCCACGGATTACATTTGACAAGACCGTGGGATTTGAAAACCCGGAAGTGGAGTTTGTGACATTCGGACACCCGTTGTTTGAAGCTACCATGGAATGGATTGAAAGAAAGCTGTCTGACAATTCCAGAATCGGCGCGGTATTTGAGGACCCTGACGGGAGGCTCGACGGACACATACTGTTCTACGAGGGAGAGATCAAGGATGGAATGGGGGACGTGGCCGGAAAGAAGCTATTCTCATACTTTGTTGACACAGCAGGCACCACGGAGTCTGTAAACCCGTCCATATTATGGGACCTTGCAAAGCCGGAGAATCCCGATGCCGGGTCTGAGGGGGATTTGGAGGGCATGAAAGAGCATACCATGAATGGAACAATATTGTCAATGGAGAAGTATCAGGCGGAACTGCTAGAGGAGAGGAAGAGACAGGGCGAAATCAAGCGCAAATATGGGCTTGAATCTCTTAGCAAGCTGATAATCCGGCTTGATAATGAGATAACTGGTATCGAGCGACAAAAGAAGGTGACGGATAAATTTGACGTGAGCCTGTGGAACAAGCAGGAACAGAGGAGAAAATATGAATCGGCGAGATCCGGCTTGGTGGAGCAGATAGAAAAGGAGCAGCGGTTGACAATGAGCACCCCAGAGTTTTTTGGCATGATACGTGTTGTACCACAGAAAAGAGAGGGCTCCGGACGCGGCATGAGCAACAATCCCGAGTCGGAAGCAGCAGGCATGGTAACGGCCATGGAATACGAGGTAAATGCGGGGAGAAAGCCGGTTGACGTGTCAAAGGAGAATCTGGGTTTTGACATAAAATCGTCAGATAACGAGGGCAAGACCAGGTACATAGAAGTAAAGGCGCGCTCCGGGGTTGGCGATGTGATACTTACCACCAATGAGTGGTTTAGGGCCGAGATGTTCAAGGATGATTANNNNNNNNNNNNNNNNNNNNNNNNNNNNNNNNNNNNNNNNNNNNNNNNNNNNNNNNNNNNNNGAGTTTGTAACATTCAGACACCCCCTGTTTGA